The segment TGAGAATGGGTGAATATGACCTCTTCTTTGAATAAGAAACATCTTGCCTGCAGTGCTGTAAACAATTTTAGTAGATTTAGGATACATATGATAAACACTACTTACTGGTGACTGGTGAAGTCAACTTTTATAATTGTGGAAAAAGAAACATAAAACCCATGATTGGCTGACAACtattaagttaataaaaataaGAAGTGAATCATGAAAAGGTTTTggaagagaaaagaaagtcttcttctctttccctGTTCACATCGCCAACAATTCCCAATCTCCTTATGATATGTAATTCTCGTCCTCAAGCAACAAGAAATCAAAGATCTCAGGATCACCATAATATTTCAACTCATCAATAGAAGTATCAGACAGAAAAAAACTAGTGAAGCTTACAGAGGATAACAAGAAATAAGAAACCTGACAGTATCTTCTTCAAAAGGTGTAAGCAATAGGACCTTTCCCAGCACAAGCAGCCAAATAAGCTTCAGAAAGGCCTGGGATCTTCTTCTCATTCGGAAGAACAAACTTCTTCAGGAATTTCTCCTCTCTTAACACAATGGCAGCATAAAAGTGTCGTCCTCCCTCCAGCAATTCTTTCGACTTGAGAATCCTCAGCACATGATTCCTGGGAATCAATCTCCTCTCCAAGCTGCACATGAGGAGTACTGGGCAGGAGGCAACATATGAGGGCTCAAGCGCAGCTTCTTTGGTCAAAAAATCCATCTTGGCACGTATGCTTTTCTCAGAACAATTCAACAACTTCGGGGTCTTGCAGACTGCAGAGGCAATCTCGGATTCCGACCACCCCAGGCTCTTCAAGAGCCTGAACTTCGCATCCACCGCAGTTCTATTGCTGCAAAGAACAGCAGAGAGCGCCTGCCAGAACATACCAGAACTATGGGGGATCCCTAATTCTTCTGCACGTTTAGTAACAACCTTCAATGAATCGAGACTCATGGTGATGAATCTCGAAAAATTTAGCACCATCTTTCCAATCCGGCGGTCGGAAATGCCGCAATCCCGCAAAAAAGAAATATTGGGCATGATCCTGTTTTCGAGGCTGCAGCTGAGAAGTTTTGGGTTCCTCTTTAGGGCTTTGAGGAGGTTCTCTTGGGTACCAATCAGAGACGTCCAAAACTCGATCTTGGGCCGCGGATCGTGAATCTGGATGGTCTTTGGCACCGATGAGACCAGCTGAACCATTGCTGCTTCGGGCAAACCCATGTCCAGCAACGCCCTGAACTTGCGATCGAGGGTTTTCTCCACCTTGGAACAAAGGACTCTGGGATGCAAAGATACCAACTTTCGGATGTGGGCATCGGTGAAACCGCTCTGCTTTAGGAAACGAAGGACGGAATCGGGATTGGAAGGGGATTTGAGGTGCGCGATGTGTTTCGATGCTTCCGCCGCTTCGTCCGACGAAAGCCCACATGAATTGATGAGATATTGCACCAAGAATGGGGGTGCGGAGGATGGATTTTGGATTGTAGCAGTAGAGAAGGGAAAGAGATGGTGATGTCGGGAAGAGAAGAAGGCATTTTTGAGAGCAATAGAATAGGAGGGGAGAACGTAAAAGAGCCTCCTTTGAAGCGGCGCCATCCTTTTAGCGAGAAGGAAGAAGGGCTCTTCCGACCTCTGCGAGGGTTTTCGAAAGTTTTACCTCTGCTTGGAGGCTTACTTTTCGAGTCAGAGCACGGTTGCATATCACCTACTTTGTTCCGCCTTCTCCCAACCTCACAGGGATAGGGTGAACCCCACCGAAACCGTCACCAACCATTGTAATGGTTATAACGGCCGTTATTtagctcaaaaaaaaaaggatttttaattataaaatagtaATCATCATAATGTCTATAATAATGATGTTCTAACTAAAAATAATGAGCCATAAATGAAAAATAACGATGTTATATTTCCAttcaaatttagataaaaatatttctaaactatatagtctattttttaaggaaaacttaatattaaatattaattttgaaaactTATATTTTATTCAAAGAAAGGGAGAATAAAGGTCATTATTTATCCTAGAATGGATCCTTATGACattaaataatagattataatatcCATTATTGTTTCACCTATCATTATACAAAATACATAATAGGTAGTATTGCGGTTAAGAGCTCATAGCTTGGATGGATCGATCTTTACTCTTGCTTATGTGGGATATTATCCACTTTGATCCTTGGCCGCTATGGTATGGGAGGCTTCACAATTTTAAAAACCCTTCAAATATCCGTTTTGGCCTCTGATCGCTATGGCATAGGGAGTCTTATGATTTTGCCTTTCAAAAGACACCTCACGGGAGAAAAAAAATTCCATCCTATAAAAATTAGAATCCTCTTGATTCAcaatcaatatgaaattaatgatATCTTCCCTCCTACATCTCAACATAGCCCTCTAGTCAAGGAGAACTCTAAGCAAGATTGCTGGAAGTGCATCATAGTCTATCGAGACACATCGATCCCTTCCTAGCATGCTAATGTTGCAGTTAAAGGCTTATAATTTGGATGGATCGATTTTCACTTTCGTGTACATAAGATATTGTCTACTTTGACCTCTGACTGCTATGGCACGAGATCTCATAGTTTTGTCCTTCAAAAAATATCTCACACAAAAGAGAAGGTTTTGTCCAATATGAACCAAAATTtcttctgactcacaatcaatgtGAGACTAATAATTCTCTTTTTTCTATATCACAATAGATGGTGGTCAAAATAGTCATTACAGccattataacaattataatataattatctaaAATCATAGGTGGTATGAAAGTTGTTTAAATTTAAGCATTCCATTGGCTTCCTCTCCCTCaccatttatttttcataaattatttttaaatctcaaATAAATATCAAACCAAGCTACCAAATTaggcttttctttcttctttctttctttttttatttcatgGCCACAAGAAGGATTAGGAAATTCTTATCATTTTTCATGTGTCTATTTTTTAGTTTTCTCTATATTTTAAGTTCTAAATTTTGCACTGCTTTCTATATTTCTCAAGAGTATTAATTAGTTGAAGAGAATGAAAGCTTAATAATTTCTAATGGAAAGAATGAGCCAAAAGGTTTTCAAATGACAATTTGTTTCAAATGATAATAAATGAAGGAATTCTATGATTGTAGCAATGTGCTAGTGCTGTACTATTTGATATGATTTCTTTATCTTGCTttggaaaaagaaaataatagtaTTGTTATAAGTTTGAAAGTTTTATTAAGTGTAAACCAAACCTTGTGTACTAATTATTAGCAATACATGCTAGGGTCATACATTTATAGATAGCCTGTTAAAACAATGCAAGTTTTGTTTAATAATTGAAATACATGGGCAcagattattttttgaattttacacATTACATATGCCCAAGATTGATGGTTTTAAGGGCAATAACTAAAACTTGCAAAAGAtatatgaaaatttaattttctatctttttttttcctaaaaaaatattatttttattgaaatacttttGAATGACATCAccatatacatatttttttaatgcTTCTAAGCGTTTTTTGAAAGAATATCAAACACAAGATACatatgaaaaaagagagaaattgggGATTAATGCTGGTGGAAGCACTTGGATTGCACCTTCTAAGCAGAGATGAGCAAGTGGAAGAAGagaataaaaatcaataatgcaATATGAGCACATATGGTTAGCTTCGTCTCCAAACCTATTTTTaataaagatttggatttgatattttagaaACCTACCTCATTAAAGAGGTTATCATAGTTATTTTCATTCTCAATGGATGATTTGGTTTGAATCCCAGATGCTTTAGTAGGCTATTATtctttaaaaaggaaaaaaaaaaaaaaaggtaggcTGATACTTCCATTGTCACTAATGGATGGTACCATCCAAGTAGTCAACATTTTTAATTGACTACCATCTGCCTTAgctatatcatttatttttatttcttcttttctatcttaTACCCAACTCAActatttcttcttttctatcttaTACCCAACTCAACTCGTGAAGGCTGGCTCCAGTTAGAATCGAACCTTTGACCCCTAATCCAAGGAGCAAGTGATGATATCATCCCATCAACCAGTCTGCGTATCAGGTAAGACAATTCCATTTCCTTCACCGTCCAATGATTTTTCCACGTGTCTCATCTTAAAGACCTTATATAATGATTTTCCACGTGTCTGCCTCACAGCAACTTAGAGGCCACCATCCATCCACTCTCGGATAAAATCCATTTCACTCACCGTCCATTGATCCTCACTAAATCCTAGCCGTCCAAACCCCCACCACAAACCCCGCCACCCCTCCCTCCACCCCCGAGAATCACTTGCGGCTTGCCGCGATGGCCGCCCTCCGCCACTCTCCGGCCGCCCTCCGCCTCGCCGCTCGGCCCTCAGCCGTCGCCTTCGCCGCTCCCATCTCCACCTCCCTCCGACGCTTCCCCTTCCAACCCCGGCCCCGCCCCCGCCCCCGCCCCCGCGCTTTCAAGCTCTCCTTCCCCCGCTTCTTCCCCTCCCCCTGCCGTCCCCGCCGCCGGCGCCACCATGGTCGACACCGCCGCCTCCAGCTACGCCTTCGCCCTCGCCGATGTCGCCAACTCCAACGGCACCCTCGAGGCCACCATTGCCGACGTCGAGAAGGTCGACTGCATCTTCTCCGACCCCACCGTCCAGTCCTTCTTCGCCAACCCCACGATCTCGCCTGAGAAGAAGCAGGAGGTGTTGAAAGAGATCGCCTCCTCCTCCGAGCTTCAGCCCCACACCACCAACTTCCTCAACATCCTCGTCGACATGGGGCGGATCGATATCATCGAAGACATCGTCAAGGAGTTCGAGGTGTGCTACAATCGGATTACCGGCACGGAGGTGGCCGTGGTGTCATCCGTGGTGCGGCTTGAGACTCAGGACCTCGCCCAGATCGCCCAGTCGGTTCAAAGGCTCTCAGGGGCCAAGAATGTGAGGATTAAGACTGTGATTGATTCCTCTCTCGTTGCTGGGTTCACCATCCGATATGGGCCCTCGGGGTCGAAGCTTATTGACATGAGCGTCAAGAAGCAGCTCGACGAGATTGCAGCGCAGCTTGATTTCTCCTCCATTGCGCTTGCCTGATTTCGAGGTCAATcccccctctttttctttctggaaATTTTCAGTCTTGGTGTGAATTGTCAGGCTTTAAGCTGGAATTCTGTAATGTGGTGGAGATTTTCTTTGAATTCTTCTGAAAGATTGCTTTTGCGCAATTGGCTAGTCTTAGATTCTTTGAATCCTTCATCAAGATTGTTCTTTTTGTTAGTCACCGATTGTGTGGTAGTATTATGAATATATGTAGCATGTAGAAGATGCAAAATGAGTTCTATATTATAGCATCGTTCGGTTTCTGCAAATATGATCTGAAATGTTGATTAAGAAATATGTTCTTCAAAGCTTTGTCTAATTCATAGAATTTGATTTGGAACATGCTAAGTTAGCTAATTTTATCATGAGTTGATAGCATAACATAGTGCAAAGGTGATGAAATGCGAATTTTACCATATTTTGACATGTTTTGTGGAGATGGTAGGGAGTATTAAGGTAATTGTTATGTGCCAAATGCTGGGTTTTCTGGGCtagttgtcttttttttttttgcccaatAATTTGGTGAATGCAGTCTAAACTCAACCTTCAAATTATCTTCTCACAAATTGCAATCGTATCTCATTTTCTTAATTTCCCACTTCATTCATCAATTTGTGTACTCGTAAAATATGTTATCAAAAGGGGTTGTGTATCAAAGTTTAAATTCTTGTGTATTTTACAGAAGTCACTCTTCAAGAATGCAAGTTTGGAATGAGGTGGTGAAATGAGAGATGGACCTGATTCAAAACCAAAATGCAATTTTGGGCTTGTTTGATTCAGAGAAGAGGCTTCTTTTATGTCGCAATGCCATTTGCAAATTAATTGCATGTAAGAAAGAATGACAATGTTGATGTTGTAGCATATAATTGACGTAAAGTTCGAAATTTAAGGACCGGTGAAAGCTTGGATGAAGGTATATATGTATACTTCGCATATCTGAGGATTTCTCCCAAAGTCTCCAACTCAAACCCGGATGAATATAATATAACTCTTGGTATTTTTAACAATTTTTGacaaatggtgagaaattcttcaAAATCTCCTTTTTTTGGTCACCCACATAAAGTTTGCATCTATAtgtaaatctctctctctctatctatctatctatctctctctcacacacacactgtGTATGGTTAGGTCACCTTTTCAGAACAATCATAATCTTCTCGATAGCCTTCTTGATTTATAAAGTTATTCTGGTCTCTGGCTTTACTGGGTTTCTCAAAGCTCTTAGCACACCCTTTTCTCCATAGAAAGAGCCCCACTCTTTCAt is part of the Elaeis guineensis isolate ETL-2024a chromosome 15, EG11, whole genome shotgun sequence genome and harbors:
- the LOC105058372 gene encoding ATP synthase subunit delta, chloroplastic, whose amino-acid sequence is MVDTAASSYAFALADVANSNGTLEATIADVEKVDCIFSDPTVQSFFANPTISPEKKQEVLKEIASSSELQPHTTNFLNILVDMGRIDIIEDIVKEFEVCYNRITGTEVAVVSSVVRLETQDLAQIAQSVQRLSGAKNVRIKTVIDSSLVAGFTIRYGPSGSKLIDMSVKKQLDEIAAQLDFSSIALA
- the LOC105058370 gene encoding transcription termination factor MTERF8, chloroplastic; this encodes MAPLQRRLFYVLPSYSIALKNAFFSSRHHHLFPFSTATIQNPSSAPPFLVQYLINSCGLSSDEAAEASKHIAHLKSPSNPDSVLRFLKQSGFTDAHIRKLVSLHPRVLCSKVEKTLDRKFRALLDMGLPEAAMVQLVSSVPKTIQIHDPRPKIEFWTSLIGTQENLLKALKRNPKLLSCSLENRIMPNISFLRDCGISDRRIGKMVLNFSRFITMSLDSLKVVTKRAEELGIPHSSGMFWQALSAVLCSNRTAVDAKFRLLKSLGWSESEIASAVCKTPKLLNCSEKSIRAKMDFLTKEAALEPSYVASCPVLLMCSLERRLIPRNHVLRILKSKELLEGGRHFYAAIVLREEKFLKKFVLPNEKKIPGLSEAYLAACAGKGPIAYTF